Proteins encoded within one genomic window of Mesobacillus subterraneus:
- a CDS encoding L-fuculose-phosphate aldolase — protein sequence MLLLEERMKVVEYGKKIMTNGLTKGTGGNISIYNRDQQLVAISPSGIDYYETKPDDVVIINLNGEIVNGTRKPSSELDMHLIFYQRREDLNALVHTHSPYAKTIATLGWDIPPITYLVAFAGPNVRCAPYATFGTKELAEKAFEGMVDRRAVLLANHGMIAGAHNIETAFTVAEEIEFSAQIYYQAKAIGEPTELSEEEMARLSKEFESYGQR from the coding sequence ATGTTGCTTCTGGAAGAACGGATGAAAGTCGTAGAATACGGAAAGAAAATCATGACAAACGGCCTGACGAAAGGGACGGGTGGAAATATCAGCATTTACAATCGAGATCAGCAGCTGGTTGCCATCAGTCCAAGCGGGATTGACTATTACGAAACGAAGCCTGATGATGTGGTCATCATAAATTTGAATGGCGAAATTGTCAATGGCACGAGGAAGCCGTCGAGTGAGCTTGATATGCATTTGATTTTTTACCAGCGTCGCGAGGATTTAAACGCACTGGTCCATACCCATTCGCCATATGCAAAAACGATAGCGACACTGGGTTGGGATATTCCGCCGATCACCTATTTAGTGGCGTTTGCAGGTCCGAATGTCAGATGCGCTCCCTATGCAACATTTGGAACGAAGGAGCTGGCGGAAAAAGCTTTTGAAGGAATGGTGGATAGAAGAGCCGTGCTGTTGGCGAACCACGGTATGATTGCCGGCGCCCATAACATCGAAACAGCATTTACGGTCGCTGAGGAAATTGAATTCAGTGCTCAGATTTATTATCAGGCGAAAGCGATTGGTGAGCCAACAGAGCTTAGCGAAGAAGAAATGGCACGCCTGTCCAAAGAATTTGAAAGTTATGGTCAGAGATGA
- the mtnK gene encoding S-methyl-5-thioribose kinase has protein sequence MADFNTYFLMNVDEVGSYVKEKTDFFDKDVELSCTEIGDGNLNYVFRVIDEQSGKSVIVKQAGDTARISDEFKLSTNRIRIESNVLKLEGELAPGLVPDVYLFDKVMNCCVMEDLSDHTILRTALNEGRIFPKLADDLTTFMVNTLLLTSDVVMEHKAKKALVQDYINPELCEISEDLVYSEPFTDHNNRNELFRANKEWIEKNIYRDEKLRFEAAKLKFAFMTNAQALVHGDLHSGSVFVKEDSTKVIDPEFAFYGPMGYDVGNVVANLMFAWSRAYVTNVDEKFVSWLEETISDMVDLFVEKFLASWKENVTDIMAKEHGFDRWYLDTVLQDTASVTGMEMIRRIAGLAKVKDLTTIAEDEQRVAAERICLSAAKQFILESGSCKTGDQFLKVLKDSASIHNMR, from the coding sequence ATGGCGGATTTTAATACTTATTTTTTGATGAATGTTGATGAGGTCGGTTCGTATGTGAAAGAAAAGACCGATTTCTTTGATAAAGATGTTGAATTGAGTTGTACAGAAATTGGGGATGGCAATTTGAATTATGTTTTCCGGGTGATTGATGAGCAATCAGGAAAGTCAGTGATTGTTAAACAGGCAGGTGATACTGCGAGAATTTCCGATGAGTTCAAGCTTTCTACCAATCGGATCCGGATTGAATCTAATGTTCTTAAGCTTGAGGGTGAGCTGGCGCCAGGATTGGTACCGGATGTGTACCTGTTTGATAAAGTCATGAACTGCTGTGTGATGGAGGATCTGTCTGATCACACGATTCTGCGTACTGCGCTTAATGAAGGACGTATTTTTCCGAAGCTTGCGGATGACCTGACAACTTTCATGGTCAATACGCTGCTGCTCACTTCTGATGTGGTCATGGAGCATAAAGCGAAGAAGGCACTTGTCCAGGATTATATCAACCCTGAATTATGCGAAATTTCTGAGGACCTAGTATACTCTGAACCTTTCACTGATCATAACAATCGAAATGAGCTGTTTCGGGCTAACAAAGAATGGATAGAAAAGAATATATATCGTGATGAAAAATTGCGCTTTGAAGCAGCGAAACTGAAGTTTGCTTTCATGACAAATGCTCAGGCCCTTGTGCATGGTGATTTGCATTCGGGTTCAGTTTTTGTAAAAGAAGATTCTACAAAAGTGATCGATCCTGAATTCGCGTTTTACGGACCGATGGGCTATGACGTTGGCAATGTGGTTGCGAACCTGATGTTCGCGTGGTCACGTGCATATGTAACAAATGTTGATGAGAAATTTGTTTCCTGGCTTGAGGAAACGATTAGTGATATGGTTGATCTCTTTGTCGAAAAATTCCTGGCAAGCTGGAAGGAAAATGTCACTGATATCATGGCGAAGGAGCATGGCTTCGACCGCTGGTATCTTGATACTGTTCTTCAGGATACGGCATCGGTCACTGGCATGGAGATGATTCGTCGTATTGCCGGGTTGGCGAAGGTTAAGGATCTGACGACAATTGCAGAGGACGAGCAACGAGTGGCGGCAGAGCGGATTTGTCTGTCTGCAGCGAAGCAGTTCATCTTGGAATCAGGCAGCTGTAAAACGGGCGATCAATTTCTAAAAGTATTAAAGGATTCAGCTTCAATACATAATATGCGATAA
- a CDS encoding ATP-binding protein, with product MVAWEFDLKLIPVFVAFFYLSRTDSFLLVAVLLLLQGFVEIDKLPVTAVNYLVILILFFSIEKLYMKTTVNKKIALGLLVYGLITTTRLAAMVNAGKAEEYLYLLVFSIVSFVALSVTIYIIEMTNLQLKLMHELHKAEKFSAISQLAASVAHEIRNPMTTIRGFMQVLQGERNLNDNQNLFITISLQELDRTQTIIDNFLSLAKPNTGSMAKIDLSELLKETIDFMRSYSHLASTELVGAIDKNLCIKGDAHEIRQVFINILKNGIEAMPSGGSIYIIAKVDKNNVRIQFRDEGVGMNKEQLGRLGHPYYSTKEKGTGLGMMISFDIIQRMRGRINVDSVEGKGTTFTILLPCE from the coding sequence ATGGTGGCCTGGGAATTCGACTTAAAGCTGATTCCAGTCTTCGTTGCCTTTTTCTATCTAAGCAGGACTGATAGCTTTTTACTAGTGGCTGTCCTGTTATTATTGCAAGGCTTCGTTGAGATAGATAAACTCCCCGTCACGGCCGTCAATTATCTTGTCATATTGATTTTATTTTTTTCGATTGAAAAATTATATATGAAAACAACTGTTAACAAAAAAATAGCGCTCGGGCTATTGGTGTACGGCCTGATTACGACGACAAGGCTTGCAGCGATGGTCAACGCTGGCAAAGCTGAGGAATATCTGTATTTGCTGGTCTTTTCAATCGTCTCCTTCGTTGCGCTTTCGGTCACCATATACATCATTGAGATGACCAACTTGCAGCTTAAATTGATGCATGAGCTTCACAAGGCTGAGAAGTTTTCAGCAATCAGCCAGCTCGCAGCTTCGGTAGCCCATGAAATCCGAAATCCAATGACAACAATCAGAGGCTTCATGCAGGTTCTTCAGGGAGAAAGAAATTTAAATGATAACCAAAACCTCTTCATCACGATATCCCTCCAAGAGCTTGATCGTACCCAGACAATCATTGATAATTTCCTTTCGCTGGCAAAACCAAATACAGGAAGCATGGCGAAAATTGACCTGAGCGAACTTTTAAAAGAAACGATTGACTTCATGAGATCATACTCGCATCTCGCTAGTACAGAATTAGTGGGGGCCATCGATAAGAACCTATGCATCAAAGGTGATGCTCATGAAATCAGACAAGTTTTCATCAATATTTTAAAAAATGGAATAGAAGCTATGCCTTCTGGAGGAAGCATCTACATCATCGCCAAGGTCGACAAAAATAATGTGAGAATCCAGTTCCGGGATGAAGGCGTCGGCATGAATAAAGAGCAGCTCGGGAGACTTGGTCATCCTTATTACTCTACTAAGGAAAAAGGAACAGGTCTCGGGATGATGATCTCCTTTGATATTATCCAAAGAATGAGAGGCCGAATCAATGTCGACAGTGTAGAAGGAAAAGGAACGACATTTACGATTCTCCTTCCCTGTGAGTGA
- a CDS encoding cold-shock protein yields MENGKVKWFNAEKGFGFIEREGGEDVFVHFSAIQGEGFKTLEEGQEVSFDVEQGARGPQAANVTKL; encoded by the coding sequence ATGGAAAACGGTAAAGTAAAATGGTTTAACGCAGAAAAAGGTTTCGGATTCATCGAACGTGAAGGTGGAGAAGACGTATTCGTACACTTCTCAGCTATCCAAGGCGAAGGCTTCAAGACTCTTGAAGAAGGCCAAGAAGTTTCTTTCGACGTTGAGCAAGGCGCTCGTGGACCACAAGCAGCTAACGTTACAAAACTATAA